The DNA window AAGAGTCTGCTGATGGAATGATTAGCTACTATTTTTGTAATAATAGTATTATATCTGATATATATAAAAATATTTATAATCATAAAGGTGTGGTCGCAGTACGACTCTCTTCTTTACAAGAGGGTCTCTTTATGGTCTTGGTGAACCAAGCCATTTCTTTTGATCTTTCGCGTGGGTTTAATGTGGTGAAGCGTGATCTATTGCATGATTATGACCTACCGATGCTGGTTAATCGGCTCATTTAGCGAGAAAATAGATAGAGAATTATTCGTTATTTTATATAAAGATATTTTGCATGGGGTGAAATAACTTCACCCTTTTTGGGGAGGTAGAGATGTCGGCATATTATCAAAGTCCTATCGGGTGGTTTAACATCGAAGCTTCAGCTGTTGCCTTGCTCAAGGTTTCTATGGTGGAAAAACCAACACTTGGGTGGCTAGCCAACCCACTAGAAGAGGAGACAATCGCGCAACTAGAGGCCTATTTTCATGGAAAACTTAGACAATTTACGCTTCCTTTTGTGTTTTCCACGCATTTATCGCTCTTCTCTCGTACCATTTACCATACGTTATTGGATAATATCTCTTATGGCCAGCGAATTTCCTATAAAGAGCTTTCAAACATGGCGGGCTCCCCCGGTGCAATGCGCGCGGTTGGTCGGGTGATGGCGGTGAATCCGATTGCTGTGATTATTCCTTGTCATCGGGTGGTGGGTACGAAAGATCTGGGTGGCTATGCTTGGTCTTTACCGCGTAAGGAGTATTTGCTTAATCTTGAATTAATAAATATTATATAATAGTTTTTATGTAATTGTTCATCATTTTTGTTG is part of the Entomospira culicis genome and encodes:
- a CDS encoding methylated-DNA--[protein]-cysteine S-methyltransferase — encoded protein: MSAYYQSPIGWFNIEASAVALLKVSMVEKPTLGWLANPLEEETIAQLEAYFHGKLRQFTLPFVFSTHLSLFSRTIYHTLLDNISYGQRISYKELSNMAGSPGAMRAVGRVMAVNPIAVIIPCHRVVGTKDLGGYAWSLPRKEYLLNLELINII